A genomic window from Carassius gibelio isolate Cgi1373 ecotype wild population from Czech Republic chromosome A11, carGib1.2-hapl.c, whole genome shotgun sequence includes:
- the LOC128022081 gene encoding cell division control protein 42 homolog isoform X1 → MQTIKCVVVGDGAVGKTCLLISYTTNKFPSEYVPTVFDNYAVTVMIGGEPYTLGLFDTAGQEDYDRLRPLSYPQTDVFLVCFSVVSPSSFENVKEKWVPEITHHCPKTPFLLVGTQIDLRDDPSTIEKLAKNKQKPITPETAEKLARDLKAVKYVECSALTQKGLKNVFDEAILAALEPPEPKKKRKCVLL, encoded by the exons ATGCAGACGATCAAGTGCGTCGTTGTTGGTGATGGTGCAGTCGGTAAAACCTGTCTATTAATCTCCTATACAACGAATAAATTCCCCTCCGAATATGTACCAACG GTCTTTGATAACTATGCAGTTACGGTTATGATTGGTGGAGAGCCATACACCCTTGGGCTGTTTGACACTGCAG GTCAGGAAGATTACGATAGATTACGACCCCTGAGCTACCCTCAGACAGATGTCTTCTTAGTCTGTTTCTCAGTTGTTTCACCCTCTTCGTTTGAAAATGTCAAAGAAAAG TGGGTACCTGAAATCACCCACCACTGTCCAAAGACCCCCTTCCTGCTCGTGGGGACACAAATTGATCTGAGAGATGATCCTTCAACCATTGAGAAGCTTGCTAAGAACAAACAGAAACCCATCACTCCGGAGACAGCAGAGAAGCTAGCCCGCGATCTGAAGGCTGTCAAATACGTGGAGTGCTCCGCTCTGACGCAG AAAGGCCTAAAGAACGTATTTGATGAGGCGATTTTGGCAGCCCTGGAGCCCCCAGAGCCCAAGAAGAAGCGTAAATGTGTGCTGCTATGA
- the LOC128022081 gene encoding cell division control protein 42 homolog isoform X2 produces MQTIKCVVVGDGAVGKTCLLISYTTNKFPSEYVPTVFDNYAVTVMIGGEPYTLGLFDTAGQEDYDRLRPLSYPQTDVFLVCFSVVSPSSFENVKEKWVPEITHHCPKTPFLLVGTQIDLRDDPSTIEKLAKNKQKPITPETAEKLARDLKAVKYVECSALTQRGLKNVFDEAILAALEPPETQRKRKCCIF; encoded by the exons ATGCAGACGATCAAGTGCGTCGTTGTTGGTGATGGTGCAGTCGGTAAAACCTGTCTATTAATCTCCTATACAACGAATAAATTCCCCTCCGAATATGTACCAACG GTCTTTGATAACTATGCAGTTACGGTTATGATTGGTGGAGAGCCATACACCCTTGGGCTGTTTGACACTGCAG GTCAGGAAGATTACGATAGATTACGACCCCTGAGCTACCCTCAGACAGATGTCTTCTTAGTCTGTTTCTCAGTTGTTTCACCCTCTTCGTTTGAAAATGTCAAAGAAAAG TGGGTACCTGAAATCACCCACCACTGTCCAAAGACCCCCTTCCTGCTCGTGGGGACACAAATTGATCTGAGAGATGATCCTTCAACCATTGAGAAGCTTGCTAAGAACAAACAGAAACCCATCACTCCGGAGACAGCAGAGAAGCTAGCCCGCGATCTGAAGGCTGTCAAATACGTGGAGTGCTCCGCTCTGACGCAG CGAGGTCTGAAGAATGTATTTGATGAAGCTATCCTAGCTGCCCTCGAACCTCCTGAAACACAGCGAAAACGGAAGTGCTGTATATTTTAA